In Euphorbia lathyris chromosome 10, ddEupLath1.1, whole genome shotgun sequence, a single genomic region encodes these proteins:
- the LOC136208448 gene encoding putative pentatricopeptide repeat-containing protein At3g08820, whose protein sequence is MSMAIVSNSTSPTFSKALEIKKLLFQGFNSLKQLKHVHAVLLRFNLDQDNYLLNLFFRLSFDLGDAIYTRLIFNQTKDPNIFLWNTMIRGLVSNDCYTESIQFYNSMRNKGFLPTNFTFPFILKACARLSDFKLGTMMHNLAVKAGFDADLFVNTSLVTMYSKCGNIDDAFKLFGDIPGRDIVSWNAIISGYIGVGRCREAIDMFIRLLEMGLRPNSYTFVQVLSACIQIGDVGSGELINRCIIKMGAETNLFVATSLVDLYAKCGYMEKASLVFDRMPEKDIVSWSIMIQGYASNGLPKEALDLFFKMLKEGFKPDHYSMVGFLCACTRLGALELGDWASNLINRDEFLANPVLGTALIDMYAKCGSMTKAWEVFRGVQQKDRDRVVWNAAISGLAMNGHVKAAFGLFGQMEKCGIQPDENTFVGLLCGCTHAGLVDEGRKYFNSMNSVYSFAPTIEHYGCMVDLLGRAGLLDEAHKLIKRMPMDANAIVWGALLGGCRLHRNTQLAEHAVKQLIALEPWNSGNYVLLSNIYSVGRKWDDASKIRSIMIEKRIQKVPACSWIEVDGIVHEFLVNDKSHPLSEKIYAKLGELGKAIKAAGYLPTTDNVLFDIEEEEKEHFLGFHSEKLAIAFGLISTAPGCIIRVVKNLRVCGDCHEAIKLISRITGRDIIVRDTNRFHYFSQGSCSCKDYW, encoded by the coding sequence ATGTCCATGGCCATTGTCTCCAACTCAACATCTCCTACTTTCAGCAAGGCACTTGAAATCAAGAAACTCCTCTTCCAAGGTTTCAATTCCTTAAAACAGCTCAAGCATGTCCACGCCGTGCTTCTCCGCTTCAATCTTGACCAGGATAACTATCTCTTAAATCTCTTCTTCCGTCTTAGCTTTGATCTCGGTGATGCTATCTATACTCGCCTCATCTTTAATCAAACAAAAGATCCCAACATTTTCCTCTGGAATACCATGATTCGTGGCTTAGTTTCCAACGATTGCTACACAGAATCCATACAATTTTACAATTCAATGAGAAACAAAGGATTTTTACCTACTAATTTTACTTTCCCCTTCATCCTGAAAGCATGTGCGAGGCTTTCAGACTTTAAATTGGGAACAATGATGCATAATCTCGCTGTTAAAGCTGGTTTTGATGCTGATTTGTTTGTTAATACCAGTTTAGTTACTATGTATTCCAAGTGTGGCAATATTgatgatgcctttaagttgTTCGGTGATATACCTGGAAGAGATATCGTTTCCTGGAATGCCATTATAAGTGGATATATAGGTGTAGGAAGATGTAGGGAAGCCATTGATATGTTCATTAGGCTACTAGAGATGGGCTTGAGACCTAATAGTTACACCTTTGTTCAGGTTTTGTCAGCCTGCATTCAAATTGGAGATGTAGGAAGTGGGGAATTGATCAATAGATGTATAATAAAGATGGGAGCTGAAACGAATTTGTTTGTGGCTACTTCTTTGGTGGATTTGTATGCTAAGTGCGGATATATGGAAAAAGCGAGTCTGGTATTTGATCGGATGCCGGAGAAGGATATTGTTTCCTGGAGTATCATGATTCAAGGTTATGCTTCAAATGGTTTGCCTAAAGAGGCGTTGGACCTCTTCTTTAAGATGTTGAAGGAGGGTTTCAAACCTGATCATTATTCTATGGTTGGATTTCTCTGTGCTTGTACCAGGTTAGGAGCATTAGAATTAGGGGACTGGGCCAGCAATTTGATTAATCGAGACGAGTTCTTGGCTAATCCAGTACTGGGTACAGCATTGATTGATATGTATGCAAAATGTGGTAGCATGACCAAAGCGTGGGAAGTTTTCAGAGGCGTACAGCAGAAAGATAGAGATCGAGTAGTTTGGAATGCTGCTATTTCGGGTCTTGCCATGAATGGACATGTGAAAGCTGCATTTGGACTATTTGGCCAAATGGAGAAGTGTGGGATTCAACCAGATGAAAATACTTTCGTCGGCTTACTCTGTGGCTGTACACATGCTGGTCTGGTCGATGAGGGGCGTAAATATTTCAATAGTATGAATTCTGTATATTCATTTGCTCCAACAATTGAGCATTATGGTTGTATGGTGGATCTTCTAGGCCGTGCAGGCTTATTGGATGAAGCTCATAAGCTGATCAAACGTATGCCTATGGACGCAAATGCCATTGTTTGGGGAGCCTTGTTGGGTGGATGCAGACTGCACCGAAACACCCAGTTGGCAGAACATGCAGTGAAACAACTCATTGCATTAGAACCATGGAACTCAGGAAATTACGTTCTATTATCTAATATATATTCTGTAGGACGTAAATGGGATGACGCGTCGAAGATAAGGTCAATCATGATCGAAAAACGGATTCAGAAAGTACCTGCTTGCAGTTGGATTGAAGTGGATGGAATTGTTCATGAATTCCTTGTCAATGATAAGTCCCATCCATTGTCCGAGAAGATATATGCAAAACTCGGTGAATTGGGCAAAGCCATAAAAGCAGCTGGCTATTTGCCTACAACAGATAATGTGCTGTTTGATatagaagaggaggagaaggaaCATTTCCTCGGCTTTCATAGTGAGAAATTGGCTATAGCTTTTGGTCTAATTTCCACAGCTCCAGGATGCATCATTAGAGTCGTGAAAAACCTTCGAGTTTGTGGTGATTGTCACGAGGCCATAAAGCTGATTTCTAGAATTACAGGAAGAGATATAATTGTGAGGGATACAAATCGATTTCACTATTTTTCTCAAGGTTCTTGCTCGTGCAaggattattggtaa